Proteins from a genomic interval of Medicago truncatula cultivar Jemalong A17 chromosome 3, MtrunA17r5.0-ANR, whole genome shotgun sequence:
- the LOC25490158 gene encoding sucrose transport protein SUC4 — protein MANPETHRQHHRSKPRPSPSSTVRIKPRPKDRVLLTKLLRVASVAGGIQFGWALQLSLLTPYVQQLGIPHAWASIIWLCGPLSGLLVQPLVGHLSDRCTSRFGRRRPFILGGAVSIVISVLIIGHAADLGWKFGDTKNHRHSAVAFFVFGFWILDVANNVTQGPCRALLGDLTGKDHRRTRVANAYFSLFMAIGNILGYATGSYSGWYKVFPFTLTPACNISCANLKSAFFLDIGFIIITTYISIMAANEVPLGTPNAEAEGESGGSAEEAFLWELFGTFRYFSKPIWVILSVTALTWVGWFPFLLFDTDWMGREIYGGEPNEGTNYDTGVRMGALGLLLNSVVLGITSVLMEKLCRKRGPGFVWGIANILMAVCFVAMLVVTYVANTIGYIGKDLPPTSIVISALAIFTILGFPLAITYSVPYALISTHIQSLGLGQGLSMGVLNLAIVFPQMIVSLGSGPWDQLFGGGNSPAFAVAAVAALASGLIAVLAIPRTGTQKSRSPV, from the exons ATGGCGAATCCCGAAACTCACCGTCAACACCACCGGTCTAAACCTCGACCCTCTCCATCTTCAACGGTTCGAATCAAACCACGTCCCAAAGACCGGGTCCTACTCACAAAGCTTCTCCGAGTAGCATCCGTCGCCGGCGGGATTCAATTCGGATGGGCTTTGCAACTCTCTCTTCTAACACCATATGTGCAACAGCTCGGAATCCCACACGCGTGGGCCAGCATTATATGGTTATGTGGGCCTCTTTCTGGGCTTCTTGTTCAACCCTTGGTTGGGCATTTGAGTGATCGGTGTACGAGTCGATTTGGGAGAAGAAGACCGTTTATACTCGGAGGAGCTGTTTCGATTGTGATTTCTGTTCTTATTATTGGTCATGCTGCGGATTTGGGATGGAAATTTGGTGATACCAAGAATCATCGCCATTCTGCTGTCGCGTTTTTTGTTTTCGGGTTTTGGATTTTGGATGTTGCTAATAATGTTACTCAAGGTCCTTGTAGAGCATTGCTTGGTGATCTCACTG GTAAGGATCATCGAAGGACACGTGTCGCAAATGCTTATTTCTCCCTATTTATGGCTATTGGTAACATTCTTGGATATGCAACTGGATCATACAGTGGTTGGTACAAGGTCTTTCCTTTCACACTTACCCCTGCATGCAATATTAGTTGTGCAAATCTCAAGTCTGCTTTCTTTCTGGACATTGGTTTCATTATCATCACCACCTATATCAGTATCATGGCAGCTAATGAAGTGCCTCTTGGGACACCCAATGCTGAAGCAGAAGGGGAGTCAGGTGGTAGTGCGGAAGAAGCTTTCCTTTGGGAGCTATTTGGGACATTCAGATATTTTTCAAAGCCTATATGGGTAATATTGTCTGTTACTGCTCTAACATGGGTTGGGTGGTTCCCATTTCTTCTATTCGATACCGATTGGATGGGCCGAGAAATTTATGGCGGTGAGCCAAATGAAGGCACTAATTATGATACTGGAGTTAGAATGGGGGCACTTGGTTTATTGCTTAATTCAGTTGTTCTTGGAATAACATCAGTACTCATGGAGAAGCTATGCAGGAAGCGGGGGCCTGGGTTCGTGTGGGGAATCGCAAATATCCTAATGGCTGTCTGCTTCGTAGCAATGCTTGTAGTAACCTATGTGGCAAATACCATTGGTTATATAGGCAAAGATCTACCGCCCACTAGCATCGTGATATCTGCACTGGCAATCTTTACCATTCTCGGGTTTCCACTGGCT ATCACTTACAGTGTTCCATATGCCTTAATTTCCACGCATATTCAGTCATTGGGGCTTGGCCAAG GATTGTCAATGGGAGTCCTAAATCTTGCAATAGTGTTCCCACAG ATGATAGTGTCCTTAGGAAGTGGACCTTGGGATCAGTTATTTGGTGGAGGAAACTCTCCAGCCTTTGCTGTGGCAGCTGTTGCAGCCCTTGCCAGTGGACTCATAGCTGTCTTGGCTATTCCCCGAACTGGTACTCAAAAGTCTCGAAGTCCAGTATGA